Genomic window (Bosea vaviloviae):
TGATCTCGCTGATCTGCCCCTGCCGCACGAGAGCGGGCGAGCGCGCGCCGGTCGCTGCATCGGCGAAGAGCAATTGCACGTCGCGCGCGCGCACCTCCTTGCCGTTGACGCGATAGGTCGAGCCTTCCTCGCGCTCGATCCGGCGGGTGACTTCGAGGACATCGGTCTCGTTGAAGGCGGCGGGCGCCTTGCGGTCGGTATTGTCGAGGGTGAGCGCGACTTCGGCCATGTTGCGGCCGGGGCGCTCATTCGAGCCGCCGAAGATGACATCGTCCATCCCCGAGCCGCGCATGTTCTTGAACGAGCTTTCGCCCATCACCCAGCGCAGGGCTTCGACGAGATTGGATTTGCCGCAGCCATTGGGCCCGACGATGCCGGTCAGCCCCGGCTGGATCAGGAATTCCGTCGGCTCGACGAAGGTCTTGAAGCCGGTGAGCTTGAGGCGCGTCAGCTGCATAGCGCTAATCCTTCTCCCACCCATCTCGGGCCTGCCCGAGATGGGCAACCCAAGGTGTCAAAGTCGGCAGCAGCCGACTTTGATGGGGGAGAAGGTGGCCCGGCAAAGCCGGGTCGGATGAGGGACGGATAGGATCGCGCGAGGCTGCCCTCAGCCGTCTGCTTCGCAGCCACCTTCTCCCCCAAGGGGAGAAGGGAAATCCGCGCGCGTCCTCAGCCCGCCAGCAGCGGCTCGATGATCTTGTCGAATTCGGCGATCGAGAGCGCACCTGAACGCTTCTGCCCGTTGATGAAGAAGGTCGGCGTCGCATCGACGCCAGCCTTGGCCCCACGATCCTTCACTTGCGTGACGGCGTCATAGATATCTTGCCTTTTCAAGCAGGCTTCGAACGATTCCTGTGTGAAACCGGCCTGTTTGACCATACTCGACAGTGCATCGACCGGCTTGTCGGTGAAAGCCCAGGCCTTTTGCTGGCTGAACAGCATGTCGGTCATCGGGTAGTATTTGTCGTTGCCGTTGCAGCGGGCAAGCATGAAGCCGGCCGTCGCCAGCGGATCGAGCGGGAATTCGCGCAGCGTGAAGCGGATTTTGCCGGTGTCGATGTACTTCGCCTTCAGCGCCGGCCAAGTGTCCTGATGGAAGGCGGCGCAATGGCTGCAGGTCAACGAGGCGTATTCGATGACCGTCACCTTGGCGTCGGCACTGCCGAGCCAGACATCGCCGAGCGGGCCGGCCGTGGTCAGGTCGGTCTGCGCCTGGGCACTGCGCGCGCCCAGCATCGCGGCGGCTGCGAGGCCGGCGGTGCCGGTCAGAAGCTGTCGCCTGTTCGTCATAATGCAGTGTCCTTGAGAGCGAAATCGGTTGCCGGACCATAGAGGCCATCACGATTGTGGCAAGATCGGTTCGGTGTGATCTGACGGCGCTCACGAAGCTGTGTCGGGCCGGCCATGGCGGG
Coding sequences:
- a CDS encoding DsbA family protein, whose product is MTNRRQLLTGTAGLAAAAMLGARSAQAQTDLTTAGPLGDVWLGSADAKVTVIEYASLTCSHCAAFHQDTWPALKAKYIDTGKIRFTLREFPLDPLATAGFMLARCNGNDKYYPMTDMLFSQQKAWAFTDKPVDALSSMVKQAGFTQESFEACLKRQDIYDAVTQVKDRGAKAGVDATPTFFINGQKRSGALSIAEFDKIIEPLLAG